The following proteins are co-located in the Paenibacillus sp. JNUCC32 genome:
- the hslU gene encoding ATP-dependent protease ATPase subunit HslU gives MSKESMTPRQIVSELDKYIVGQKDAKKSVAVALRNRYRRSLLTDDERDEIVPKNILMIGPTGVGKTEIARRLAKLVHAPFVKVEATKFTEVGYVGRDVESMVRDLVETAIRMVKLERTEKVKDKAEEMANERIVQLLAPSTKGQKSQRNPFEMLFGGGNNETQADEEEADDKDVSLKEKRRQVRFNLLSGKLEDETIEIDVEDAAPNMFDMFAGQGNDQMGMNMQEMFGNLMPKRTKRRKLSVKEARKVLTQEEAGKLIDMDDVIQESIRRAEQSGIIFIDEIDKVASQGRQSGPDVSREGVQRDILPIVEGSTIMTKYGPVKTDFVLFIAAGAFHIAKPSDLIPELQGRFPIRVELNSLSLDDFVSILTEPKNALTKQYVNLLRTEDLEIEFSPEAIREIAQIAASVNQNTENIGARRLHTILEKLLEDLSFEAPELTLDRMVITPQYVREKLAGIAQDRDLSQYIL, from the coding sequence CGGGATGAAATCGTACCGAAGAACATTCTGATGATCGGTCCTACCGGCGTCGGCAAAACGGAAATTGCGAGAAGGCTTGCCAAGCTGGTCCATGCACCGTTCGTCAAGGTCGAGGCAACGAAGTTTACCGAGGTTGGTTATGTCGGCCGTGATGTGGAGTCCATGGTGCGGGATCTGGTGGAAACCGCGATCCGGATGGTGAAGCTGGAACGTACGGAGAAGGTTAAGGACAAAGCCGAGGAAATGGCGAACGAGCGGATCGTTCAGCTGTTGGCGCCTTCAACCAAAGGCCAGAAGAGCCAGCGTAATCCCTTTGAGATGCTATTTGGCGGTGGAAACAACGAAACCCAGGCCGATGAGGAAGAGGCGGACGATAAGGACGTTAGTCTTAAAGAGAAGCGGAGACAGGTGCGCTTTAACCTGCTGTCCGGCAAGCTTGAAGACGAAACGATTGAGATCGATGTGGAGGATGCCGCACCGAATATGTTCGACATGTTTGCCGGACAGGGCAACGATCAGATGGGCATGAATATGCAGGAAATGTTCGGCAACCTGATGCCGAAGCGTACGAAGCGCCGCAAGCTATCCGTCAAGGAAGCCAGAAAAGTGCTTACGCAGGAAGAAGCAGGCAAGCTCATTGATATGGATGATGTCATCCAGGAGTCCATACGACGGGCCGAGCAATCCGGGATTATTTTCATCGACGAAATCGACAAGGTTGCCAGCCAGGGACGTCAATCGGGTCCTGATGTGTCCAGGGAAGGCGTGCAGCGCGACATTCTGCCTATCGTGGAAGGCTCCACGATCATGACGAAATACGGGCCGGTAAAAACGGACTTTGTCCTGTTTATTGCTGCTGGCGCATTCCATATCGCGAAGCCGTCGGATTTGATTCCCGAGCTTCAGGGGCGTTTTCCGATTCGGGTAGAGCTGAACAGTTTGTCGCTCGACGATTTTGTTTCCATTTTGACCGAGCCGAAAAACGCATTGACCAAACAATACGTCAATCTGCTTCGTACCGAAGACCTGGAAATCGAGTTTTCGCCGGAAGCGATACGGGAGATTGCCCAAATCGCGGCTTCGGTGAACCAGAACACGGAGAATATCGGCGCACGGAGGCTCCATACGATATTGGAGAAGCTGCTGGAGGATCTGTCGTTTGAAGCGCCTGAATTGACGCTGGACCGGATGGTGATCACCCCGCAGTATGTCCGGGAGAAACTTGCCGGCATCGCCCAGGATCGGGACCTGAGCCAGTATATTCTGTAG